From the genome of Diabrotica virgifera virgifera chromosome 8, PGI_DIABVI_V3a:
tctcggacatattacacgtggagagagataaaacttgctccaattgattatgcaaggaaatattcaaggaaaaagaacCATAGAGAGACGCTggatatcgtggctgcgcaacctgggAGAATGGTAcgaatgtacatcaaatgaacttttcagagcagccgtctctaaagtcctAATAGGTATGCTGATTGCCgccctccgtcgcggagatggcacttgaagaagaagaaattaaaacgcaggatgttaaaattattataatgcgagattttaacgcaaatattggagaagaaaaagTAGACTATACAGGAGGATACGGTAACAACAGAAACGAAAGGGTGATAGTCTTGTCgaattttactaaataattttttatggtaaatataataggtctggatcccgcgtatgaaaaaaaagttgaataataataacctgaaaatttgttaatagcttaagggtgtctagtcgaacaaactttgatatatgagaacactggaacgggggaagttttaattgtgtaacaggttaaaaatttgtaacggtcagaccacgaaaacgtcacatgtattttgtccgacagaacttccaattgatttgttaccctttcattaaactctcatgcaaaaatcaggctgctatttgtcaccaaatgggcattataatgagtggaagttctgtcggacaaaatacatgtgacgttttcatGGTAttaccgttccaaatttttaacctgttccacaattaaaacttcccctgttccagtgttcccatatatcaaagtttgtccgactagacacccttaagctattaacaaattttcagcttgctattaatcaacttttttttcatacgcgggatccagacctacaatgtttaaactgccaaaaAGAAGACTATACTCATGGAAACCACTAACAGATCAAGAGGAGAGAAACCAAAAACCAAATAGACTTATGtacctatagggcttttcatcaattgtcatttgtttcgagcttctgtcataagttGTATaatgtgtataatattaatatccacggattatacgacatatgagagaagctcgaaacaaatgactgtgaatgaaaagtcctATTAGCAAAAACATATCCGCCGACTAGGATCAGATCACAACCTAGTCCTAGTATATAGTGAACAAAATTAGGCTCAAAAAGAAAATAGGCACTCAGGACAACACCTGACATGAAATTAATAATAgattaatgaatgttaaagaacaaattCTGCAAATTACTCAAATGAATACAAGATGGTTTTTAATAAAGACGGAAATAGATCAAAGTCAAAAAGAGATTCTGACACCAACCAGATACAACGAGAAACAAAGGGGTGAAGAAGGAAACATTACTTTTAAGATTTAATGGAAGaacaatgtataaaaaaatacaaaattaagcAAGCGAAAGGTGTTTTAAAAGAATCAACCCATTGATTCCATATGATGATGGTTTGTGTGGAAGTAACTAACCACCAACAAGAAAGAAGGCGGATTGGCGGATTCAATAgcatataaaaagaagaataacaTAACCAACAAATGACATTTTGATATGATTAAATAAAACGTCAgtgcaataaatacaaaataaaaaatattgtcttATGTCTTTGCAATTTTGTACCCATTTTTGAATACTacttcaattatacagggtgagtaataaaaaatttgctaaatCAGTATGGTAAAAatctcaaaatattttatttaacactAATATGTTCAGGATCGTTTCTTTCTGAGATAAATGCTGTTgaatttggaaaattaaaatatagttctGTTAATATTGTGTCCTCTCCATTGGTTATACATTCACAGTTTTCAGGCTgccttccacgtcatccaaccatctacTTAGTTCTAGGTTTTCTTTTTCGTCTTCCTATGGGTtttcattgtaatattttctttgtcaATTTTGTACCTTCTTGTCTCTAGACAAGTCCCAGCCATGTCAGTCtctgacttttgacaaatcctgcaaTATCTTGcccttcattcaattcattaatcTCGTCATCTCTCCTGCTTCTTCATGTGCTGTCTTTCTTTCTTTCTAAGTATCTATCATGTCTCTCTTTCTACGtgtctttctctcgaatgtcttGAGTTGTGTTTCATCTTCTtttgtcattacccaggtttcacaaccataggttactacaGGTCTATttaatgttctgtagatagtaATTTTGGtacttttgtctaataatttcgattcCGTGATAGATCTGTCGTGTGGTATGACAAACTAGGGAGTTTGTCATATTCTTCTTACTAAATTTGGCAGCAAAGGAGATACAGTGTATACGAATAGGTCGCTGTTTACTCATTTGGTAAAAATATGTATGGGCATCCTTTTTTAAAGGATAAGTAGGGACTTTTTAAAACAGATGGCAGTAGTACCTAACTCATTTTCAGAGAATTATGGAGTTACGCGTAtggctgaaagacttcggtcgatggccttttggtacattgtatcaataaagtatgtctctctctctctctctctctctctctctctctctggagttacgcagtttacagattaAGATGATGATATGTAGTAATTTGTACTGACTGCCTCAAGAGAACTAAGTTGAAAAGCATTGATTCGTATCCCTGTTTCACTCCCacattgatttatttatttattttacgggcaagcccaattctacaaaaatacatagtgtacagaaaaaaaacaataacataatataatataaaaaacagacatacagaaatataaatataatattagaaGTAAATATGTACTATGAAATAATATCATAAAACCAAGTTAACAAATTACAAAACCAAGTTAATAAATTACAGACGCTTCACTCAAATATTGATCCCatctaaatttcttttaaaacgactgatggagttgtcgaacagttgtaaattgcaaagggagtttgctaaattcaagactctgggtacgaatgaaaaaagtgaataattaaacctgtggaatggtacataaaatgttcgcacttgtctagtggtgcgaggtggtacaaacagtgcgatcttattaagtacagtggaacctcgataacccggattaatcgggaccgcggccgatccgggttatcgaaaatccgggttagccggagaatatagtaaaaattaataaataacctccattataattacaaaaacatgaaacacatatgcacagtacacatctaaattacgtatagttgtatagagtgtagagttttgttcatttcttggtaaaaaactcagtcatactgtagagatgtaccgacaccataatatggtaggtctggatcccgcgtacgaaaaaaaagttgataaatagcaagctgaaaatttgttattagcttaagggtgtctagtcggacaaacattaatatatgggaacactggaacaggggaagttttaactgtggaacaggctaaaaatttggaacggtcagaccacgaaaacggcacatgtattttgtccgacagaacagacttaaactctccgaatagagattaaactctcatgcaaaaatcagactgctatttatcaccaaattggcgttttaatgagtggaacatgtagaatatgtcaaatgacaggaattatgacaggtgataaatagcagtctgatttttgcatgagagtttaatctctgttcggagagtttatgtctgttctgtcggacaaaacaaatgtgccattttcgtgttctgaccgttccagattttttacctgttccacaattaaaactgcccctgttccagtgttctcatatatcaaagtttatccgactagacacccttaagctattaacaaatttttagcttgctattaatcaacttttttttcatacgcgggatccagacctatggtatcataatatcatattatgatgctgcaataaatttattttaaagattcgcctttatcaatcctacctaatgtttctagtttcttttccattgtcacaacatttttacgttttgttaacattacagttttgttaccattacgtagacaaaaatcaggcaaacacaatctgaagcacgattacagaacggaagtgattaaaacaatgttgttatttaagaacagactaaggccattgttttaaaaaagaatttttaaatagtcacgtctattttaaacaatgctaagacagtttgacataaataacggaaaaggaatacagacaggtgcctgttctttccgataagctgagacggtcgctctgcctgccgccgtgtgcatgaatcatttttactgttgtacatacttatatgtgttcaaattacacaaatacacattatctctcaaatattatttgacctacatacatttttatttgataaaattgttaaattgtttatttgttaaatttttgtctgatgaaaatcggtccgggttagccggacttacgggttatcgggggccgacttatcggggttccactgtagttgagaacaactgcatataccatttaagatcttgaataatagcaaaaggtccCTTTGTTTTCTCCTGCTTGCAAGAGAAGGGACCTGCATTGATGTCAAACAGGGGTCAGTTCTCCATCGTCTCTAACAGCGGCTTTTGAACCTGCGATGTcatttttaacctttaactataCGTGCTGGCGTATTTTGTAAGCCAGATATaggaattctactgcaaatatatttaaaaatttaattgttgaccttgtttatctctctaacctatcactggaatgtgctttacaatttggttttagtttagTTATAATcagcgttctgggaagatcgtaatttagtttattatttgttgtttccggtggtggacaatatacgccacgattatattaatataagtagtacatattttaattgttctttagtcattatggcacaaaatatatttttctttataaacaatactttttctcctgtaaaaaaacacttcaaaaaattttttattagtaattttatttatggaatccagttattccatgattccagttataaatcccaataggctaactgagaaggaactccaactatttactgatgccgaataaggtttatacaaacaactaagtgtattttttcaaaaaaaaaaacaaatccgctgtttttaggtgtattttcttgtggcgtataaagtacgccacgcgtgtagttatgttataacttgatgcgcgggtagttaaaggttaagaggCTGATATATATTTTGTTTCTTTTCTCACTATCAAGagcttgtttaaagtctataTACATGTATAGTTCTATGTAGTATTCATAAACTTTTTCGCGAATCTTTGTTAATATGAATATATTGTCTATAGTGGCTCTATTTGTTCTGAATCTATTTTGATTAAATCCATTAGTTCTTCAGTATTTCAATTTTATTCCATTAATATAGATGAATGCTAATGCTAAATAAAAAGCAGAAAGTAATTTaacaatatatttataaaatataatttttattgaataataattgtaaattggCAAACgactaaaaaatcataaattataaTACTGTGCAAATTAATTACACTGGTAATCAATATTTAACAATGTCAAAATAAAACGCTATAAAAATAACCACGAAACCAAATGTTTAAggcaaaaacaaacaaaatataaAGCATGTGTTGGCTTAATAAAATTTTCGGTTTATATAGAAACagaaaacattaaatataaataagaTAAATACTTAACAGGCTTCAATATATTATTAAAGTATGATCAATCTACAATGTGTGTAACTTGAAGCCATATAGGGAACtttcttattattaattttacgaaaaaagttattcttttcataaaaagctctgcatgatttaaaatccaaaatgcaaccaccagatatcaaattgttatcaattttataggaggtttgtcaaaaaatatgaatttctctcaaaagtaaaaaacttatattttaaatattgaagattgttattatgaaaagacgtttggaattaaaaactatattttaatatgcaatttcatcctttaaataaaaaaaattacaaatgaCTGATTTCTCAAATTACTGATActgaacataatttttatttattataaatatgattATTCTTTTGTTCCGATAGAAAAAAAGGCTATGAACTCTTCAACGTTCGTtagatttttaatatattttattttgtgaaAATTTGCCTATCATTTTTTATCGGAATGGAAGAGttatcatatttttaataaataaaatcatgagaaaaatttgcaaaatttttatttttaattagaaggaagtagtttcatattaaaacataatttttaattccaaacaattttcaATGTTGGGAAATATAAATGCACCTTACTATTGAGTGAAagtcatattttttgacatacctcgtataagattgaTAAAATTTCATATCCGATGGTTGCAGGTTTTAAGTTTTACACCATACAAAGCTTTTTCTtgtacaattaataaacaaaaatttctgaAAGACAGGGTGAGGCATACTTTTTGGACGCacattttggaaaaaatttgccatatggttccaagttacgtagATACACTGTATATGTTGTTTATCTATTCTTAAAAACTGGACCATGATTTCTATCAACATTAACCTTAATGTTACTTCATAGACTTTTAGGTTTTCGAAAATGCTTCAAATATTTCTAAGTACATCAGTTTGTCATATCACTCTCTTCTTTGTACACAATCCATTATCCAGGTTTAGAAAATCACGTGAAAAGTATGTACATAAGGTACATAAAGAAAAAGTATACATTGGAGATTCCTTAGAATAGTAGAGTATCAAGGCCGTATTTCTGTCATATCAAGAATTAAACTCACAATATTCTATAAATTAACATTTGAAAAATATCTTTAAAGCCCAACATGCTTTTTTGTTTTGgtttaacattaaatttaatgcCCGTTGGCTTTAACAACCTTAGCAGCCCCTTCCACCATAAGTTGGGCAGCTTTAAAGGTATTTGACATTAGCATTGCTACAGTCATAGGTCCCACTCCACCAGGGACAGGAGTGATGTAGCCAGCAACATCAGAACAAcctgaaaaagaaataaaaaggtaTTAAGATCTTTGAAAATAAGTAGAAACTTTCGAAGAAGTTTGTAAATCCTCCTTCCCATCAGGTTATACATTTTCGACTTGTTACTTTGCAGTAGCATAATATTGCAATAAACCAAGGTTTTAGACCGGTGTACTTTATTACAGTGTAGAAGCTTGGACTTTCAAAGTAGAATCAATACAAAGAATTATAGGTATTGAATTTTGAAAAGAGCTATGAGTCATGCCGATTTAGTATACAAGTTTACGTGACATTTTCAAGGtcatagctcttgtcaaaatccattACCTATAACTCTCTTCAAATGTAGGTGTAGAGAACAGACTCTGAGAATATCATGGGTTGACAGAATGACTAATGAGGAGGTACTGAAAAGAATGGCGAAATAAAAAGAAGTAGAAACTGTCAAAGAAAGAAAACTGCATACCTGGGGCACATAATGCTTGCTGAAAGATACAGCATCCTATGACTATCATACCAGGAAAAATAATGAGCAAAAGAAGTATCGGAAGAAGACATATCCTGGCTCAGAAATTTGAAGGAGTGGTGTGAATGCAGTTTGGGTCAACTATTTTGATCAGCTGTTTCTGAAGTTAAAATCTCATTCAAGTCTTATTCAGAATATATGAGATCTCATTCCTCAGGTTAGCACTCGAAATAGTGATTTATTCCTGCAATATCTGGCCAAAAGTTTGGAACTAATtgatttgtattttattttgttgaaTATTACTTAAATAATACATACTGCAAGAAATTTCCAGAAAAAAATACTCACCTTCAAAATCAACATCTCCTACAATTTTGTCCTTGCCATCTTCGGTTGGTATCCTTGTAATACCAACGTCGATAATACATGCTCCAGGCTTGATCATATCTGGTTTGATCAAGTTAACTACACCTGAAAGGGTACAAAAATGTTAATATCAACTAAGAAAATAATGTATGTCCTAAAAGTTTTGACACAAAATTCATTggctttaattttaacaaaaacaaaataaaattaagttGTATTCGGAAACAAGTAAATTTGTCTACTGTAAGTtgagatttatttattttgaagtgTTCGCTGTAAGATATCATATAAATGAGAAATAAGAAAAAGTATCTACAAGTTGGTTGGGCTGGTAACCAAAGCTGAAATCTGTCGAATATTCCAAAATTAAAACATGTCATGCAGAATTTATAGAACAAAGCGGAGTGCAAGCAGAGAATACAATGTCTGAATCTACTAAAAAGTGGAAGACCAAgtgcattattgtatattataattaaaaaaaaagaaaaggacaaaaaaaaatatataagaaaaaaaagcaaaaaaaagagaaaaaaaagcaaaaaaaaaaactaagaggaTGTAAACCTCCGATATGTTGAATCGTGttatgtcttagcgtagtaaaaaaaaacaattaataaaaaataataaaaaaaaattaaaatataataaaaacaacacaaaataaataaatatttacataaaaatattttcaaccaAAACAGTGTATCATTTAGATTATAATTGTagtatgttagtttgttatgtatttagagttagaaatacagaaaaaattcctctgattaaaaaaaattgtttttaaaataacaaaatgtctggctaattggctcgtcCAAGGCCATAAAATTCACATAAAAAAAGTGCATTTACTGCGCAGAGGCCAGAGAGATTAGTGAGAAAAGCAAAAATCTAGATTGGAATGTCAATTAAGAGATTGGCTCGTCAATACAGATCTTCTAAGAGTATGATATCGTTGGAATTGAGGAGGAATGGTCTTAAATATTGAAAGAGGTGTAAGTGCACACTTTCAAGCGCGACTCCATCGAGTTGCTGTCGCCAACTGAAGGCGAGTACACTTTGCCAATgaaaaaatcattattttagATGACGAAAAGTATTTCACTTTCAGAAACGTAATTATGAAATAAAGGGAAACCATGTATTTCATACAGACAACGTAGAGGAATGTCCTGAAAATGTTAGATACAAACATAAAGCGAAATTTGCAGACAAAATCCTTGTCTGGTATGCAATTTCTAACAGGGGTGTATCCCGACCTTTAAAATCATTTAATAAATTCCAATTTTTATTATTCAGAATTCTGAGACCTCAAACAGATAAAATATGACTTACCGGTGGCACTTATGACAATGTCAGCTCGCTTAACGAAAAACTCCAATTCTTCTGGAGGGGTGTGTCTGTGACACAAGGTGACGGTGGCTTCATGACCTGGACATTCGTTTCTAGCGTCAGAGTGAAGAAGCAAGGCTATCGGAAGACCTACGTTCTTGGATCTACCACACACTACTACGTTCTTGCCGAAGGTATCAATGTGGGACCTAGAATGAAAGTTCCATGATACATTTTTTACAATAATTGCTAAAGTTTTTTATTCTTCTGACGGTAATAGTGATTAAAAGGCTACGAATATAATATATCAGCATGTATGTTTATCTTATCAAGGCATTTGGCGAGAAGACACAATGCAAGCTGAATGGAAAGAAGGGGTTATTGTACCAAttcataaaaatgaaacaaaaaataaggtAATAAATACCGGGAAATGACGCTCATAAATATCACCTACAAGTCCTTGCAAACATAATGCTAGAAAGAATAAAACATGCACAGAAGAAATCATTGGATCAATGCGAATTTAGACAGAGCAGCTCTACTATTGACCAGATATtcacaataaaacagataatggaaaaatgctgggagtttgatcgtgagcttcatcagatgttcatagattttaaacaggcgtttgatagagtatgTAGGGTTAGACTGTGGACAGTGGACAGCCATGCAATAACTTGGCTTTCCAAAAAACTAGTCAATTTGATATGGATATGTATGGAACGGTTACGATGTAAGGTGAGAGTTTTACAACAACAGTCCgagacatttgaaataaacaatggatTAAAACAGGGAGATGAACTTTCACCACAGCTCTTCAACTTAGCTCTGGAACACATAATCAGAAGTGCAAGAATCGAAAAACCGATTACAGTATTTCATCAAGAAGGACCAAACTTACTactggcatttgcagacgatatcgatcTAATAGGAAACACTAGATTAAGGATGAAAGAGACTTTCGTCAGGATCAAAAAGGAAGCAGAAAAGATGGGGCTCCTAatcaatgaaaataaaactaaatatatgtacatgagccgcaataaccaaaACAGAGATAGAATCGGACAGAACATCACTATCCATGAACTTGGTTCACTTGGAACaacaataacggatcacaagaaataaacaataggatacaggccggcaacagatgtctttaAGCCTTTCAAAACCTATAAAATCGAAAGAACTAAGACATACAAAGATACAACAGctttataaaacaaatatacaaccCATAGTGATGTATGGTAGcaaaacgtggacgataacaaaggcaaacgaataACGACCACCtctttgggaaagaaaaatcttaaggaagATCGTTGAGCCTTTGCTTGCTGAAGCAGCTACTGGAGAACTAACAATCAGCTCAAAGAACTATACCCAGACGCTTagataataaaagaaataaagtacAGAAGACTCAAATTGTTAAAACCCatgaagagttgtaacgccacggagtagaGTAGATCTTTATCTATATTTTTAAGGAGTGAGAGAGAAATAAGTGGTTGTATGATTGTATCTTTAAAGATGGAACAAATATAGATTTTAGAACCAAATATTAAATGGGAAAGGCATAGTAGGTTGAGGGGGGCTGTTAGAGATGTATGATATGGATTTAAAAGCAAAATACTTCATTCAGAATGTATTGGCTAAGATATTTTTATGGTGAAAAAAAATATACCCACCTTTTGATGAGTTCGATGACACCCAAAGCGGTGCAGGGCACTAGCGTATCCAGATTGAGAGCCAACCGACCCATGTTGGTAATGTGGAATCCATCTACATCTTTTTTAGGATCTACGGCATTGCATACTTTTCTCTCCGAGATGTGTTCGGGGACTGGGAGCTGTACTAGAATACCGTCCACCGAAGGGTCTTCGTTAAGTTCCTTTATTTTGTCAATCAGTTCTTGTTCCGTTAAGTCTTTTGATAATTTTAAAGTTTTGCTAGTTATACCTGAAACAAGATGGTCCATGATGTCTAAAATATTGTCGATAGATTCATACAAATACAAGAGGAAGAAAGAGTTGTAAAAACGGAGTCCCAAAACAAGCTTAAAAAAGTAAAAGTGATTGAAGAAGAAATTTAACTTACCAACTTTTTTAGCAGCAGTCATCTTATTCCGAACATATTTGTTGCTAGCCGGATCCTCTCCTACCAAAATGGCAGTCAAAGATGGAGCCCGGTGCCCTTCGCTCACCCATGTGTCTATATCTCTCTTCAGCTCCTTCTGGATTTCTTCGGCAACTTTTTTGCCATCGATGATTTGCGAGCAGAATGTGTTTCtgcaacaaaaataaataaataataatagaaaagcttgagatatattaaaataaaaataataaaaatacttcTGTGCTCACCTCCAACGCATAGTTTAGTCTAatacgaaaataaataaataaataaacaataaattaatatatCTATAAAGGAGCAACTACACTGTGCACAGATCTCTTGTTGTACAGATCTTTGTATGCCCTGTTTATCAAGAACTTCTGGGTATTTATATCTACCCGGTTTCGCCATATACTTCTAACACCAAAATAAGATCTTTACGTCATACCCAGAAACCAAGAAAAcaattttcaaaatgttttattGTACGTCAGTCGAAAAAGTTGTGTAATTTTGATATGATTGCCGAACAGTATATATctataaaaagcaaaaaataattgtttaatcacttttttaaaaataatattagactATAAGATACTTATTAGATATATaggaaatattttatttaattactaaataaaaacatacaagaaAAAGACTTTTGATAACTTGTTGGTGTTACTATGGTTGTGTTGCATAGATTTTTGCAATTCTATGaagttaatttaattattaaaataataattgcaTCAGAAATTCAATTTTCTACCAAAATGTTCTGATATATAATGATTAATTAGGCAAGATAAGAGCAGAATGTGTTTCTGTCTGTCTTTCTCCTCATCATATCCAGATGGTTGGGTGATTGCACCTGTACCATTAACAAaacttttaatgttttttttgtaGTCTTTTAATGTGCTgtttttttgatgattttttgaaaacttttactttgaaaaaaattatattttttggacCAATGGAATCCCTCTTTCCTAGTCGTTCTTTTTAGATTTTGATCCTAGCTCTGAAGATGACaatttttaaatgggaccttatggcaactgataccttgtttgaaaggtatttaaaataccttttcagtcatactaattttttggattttagttgattttgatgaataaattaaataaatttctagtttcgcatttaattagataataaaaattcaaatgtctgcctatggtttttttgtcaaaaaagttgacgtttttcaattctctagtagttttaaCGTCAACGTCAatctttttgacaagtaatcatatgcgaaattttgaatttttattaattaaatgggaaactacaatttaatatttttatatcatttattcatcaaaattagcttaaacttaaacaaaattactatgactgaataggtattttcaatacctttcaaacgaggtatcacttgccataaggttccatttaaaattatctgtcacagtgacgctgtaaagtcatctgtcataattacgtcacctgtcatgactagttaagaagtttacgtccgtttatttcctccctccaaatttcactattataggtataaccgttcaaaagatacgagtgggggtacggacttttgactagcactgtatgtacACTCACctgcacaaaattccgccacccaaaatttttgattaagttttacaatttataactttattatttgtgctccgattttcaagattcttgcaacagtttgtaggtacatgtcaCATGTATTGacatcgtttggtattattccggtaaaacttattttgcttgcatggcattatacagagGTGAATGGAAGccgattttgtttcatagtcctatcatattatcccggaggcattgctgaaattttgtttttttaattatccgaaTATCGCTTTTCTGgcaagagctgtaccattttttgtaaataaaaacactgatgggctcataaaatagaagttggattgataagattggaatggtccgcatgcagcccagatctcaatcctattgagtatttatgggatgaattaaaaaaagctattcgccgtcatcctaggactccagaaaatttggtacagttatggccctggtagaggaatatcgggctacgccgcaggcaaggataacacatctttatttgatgccaaacagattgcgagcagtccttgctgcaagaggtggacatacccgctattgaattgttttgttttgttgtttattttgttttgttaattttagtgcgtttgatatttttaattaaaaaaaaaatcatcaaagcagtgtttttatttatagctcttacaagaaaagggatattcggataattcaaaaaacaaaaccttagtgatacctccatgataatacaaaaggagtatgaaacaaaatcagccctccaatttttccacaga
Proteins encoded in this window:
- the LOC126890644 gene encoding bifunctional methylenetetrahydrofolate dehydrogenase/cyclohydrolase, mitochondrial isoform X2 — translated: MTTNGNTFCSQIIDGKKVAEEIQKELKRDIDTWVSEGHRAPSLTAILVGEDPASNKYVRNKMTAAKKVGITSKTLKLSKDLTEQELIDKIKELNEDPSVDGILVQLPVPEHISERKVCNAVDPKKDVDGFHITNMGRLALNLDTLVPCTALGVIELIKRSHIDTFGKNVVVCGRSKNVGLPIALLLHSDARNECPGHEATVTLCHRHTPPEELEFFVKRADIVISATGVVNLIKPDMIKPGACIIDVGITRIPTEDGKDKIVGDVDFEGCSDVAGYITPVPGGVGPMTVAMLMSNTFKAAQLMVEGAAKVVKANGH
- the LOC126890644 gene encoding bifunctional methylenetetrahydrofolate dehydrogenase/cyclohydrolase, mitochondrial isoform X1, yielding MTLFGKTLSIVLKNVSVVYKKAPKNASFYFTLRNTFCSQIIDGKKVAEEIQKELKRDIDTWVSEGHRAPSLTAILVGEDPASNKYVRNKMTAAKKVGITSKTLKLSKDLTEQELIDKIKELNEDPSVDGILVQLPVPEHISERKVCNAVDPKKDVDGFHITNMGRLALNLDTLVPCTALGVIELIKRSHIDTFGKNVVVCGRSKNVGLPIALLLHSDARNECPGHEATVTLCHRHTPPEELEFFVKRADIVISATGVVNLIKPDMIKPGACIIDVGITRIPTEDGKDKIVGDVDFEGCSDVAGYITPVPGGVGPMTVAMLMSNTFKAAQLMVEGAAKVVKANGH
- the LOC126890644 gene encoding bifunctional methylenetetrahydrofolate dehydrogenase/cyclohydrolase, mitochondrial isoform X3 — protein: MRWRNTFCSQIIDGKKVAEEIQKELKRDIDTWVSEGHRAPSLTAILVGEDPASNKYVRNKMTAAKKVGITSKTLKLSKDLTEQELIDKIKELNEDPSVDGILVQLPVPEHISERKVCNAVDPKKDVDGFHITNMGRLALNLDTLVPCTALGVIELIKRSHIDTFGKNVVVCGRSKNVGLPIALLLHSDARNECPGHEATVTLCHRHTPPEELEFFVKRADIVISATGVVNLIKPDMIKPGACIIDVGITRIPTEDGKDKIVGDVDFEGCSDVAGYITPVPGGVGPMTVAMLMSNTFKAAQLMVEGAAKVVKANGH